The segment CAAATTAATGACTTAATGAGTGGGGTATTTCAAGTTATGGATAAACTAGGAGATGATGTATTAAAACCATTTTTACAAGATGTAATCCAGTTTCCTGCTTTAATGAAAACCTTACCTTTAGTAAACCCTAAGTTAGTCTTTCCTATTCTTCCCCAAGTGGGAATTAAACCGTTATTAAACTGGAGTATACATTATCTAAATTTAGCTTTATATAGTGGGTTATACCCGTTAGGAAAATTAGCTCAACCCATCAGCAAAAACCTTTCACCTATTCAACAATATTATTATCATCGTTGGTTAGATGCTTGGCAATATGGTGCGGGGCAAGATTATCATTAATCTTTCAGTACAATTATTCGTGAGTTTAGAGAGCTTAAAGGAAAAGATTTATGAAAATTTTAGATTATCCACCATTTATGTATTGTATTTTGGTAGGTGAACAATTCAAAAAATTAAATATGATTTCACAATAATGACAAAAAAATAAACTAATAAAAACAAAATACTGACGATAAAAATCTTACTAAATATGCAATCTTTTTTACAAGCGACTAACCTGCCAGATCATCAAATAAACTTAGCAAAAGCTGCTTTAATTTACGCGAAATATGAATATCTACAGTTAGATATTGACGAATATCTTAATGGGTTAGATACCATCACAGGGAAAATAAAAGAACGTTTACCAGAAACTCTATATCCGCTTCAAGTGATTAAAACAATTAATCAATATTTATTTGAAGAGTTAGGATTTCAAGGCAATGACAAAGATTATTATGACCCCCGTAACAGTTATCTGAATGAAGTCATTAAGAGACGCACCGGAATTCCTATTACTTTAGCGGTGGTTTATTTGGAAATTGCTAAAAGGCTAAATTTCCCCATGGTAGGAATTGGACTGCCAGGACATTTTATCATTCGTCCTGACTTTGAAGATGTAGGGATTTTTGTGGATGTTTTTAATCAAGGGGAGATTCTATTTGAGGAAGACT is part of the Crocosphaera sp. UHCC 0190 genome and harbors:
- a CDS encoding transglutaminase-like domain-containing protein translates to MQSFLQATNLPDHQINLAKAALIYAKYEYLQLDIDEYLNGLDTITGKIKERLPETLYPLQVIKTINQYLFEELGFQGNDKDYYDPRNSYLNEVIKRRTGIPITLAVVYLEIAKRLNFPMVGIGLPGHFIIRPDFEDVGIFVDVFNQGEILFEEDCELRMQNIYQQPIKLEPHFLTPVSNQQILGRMLTNLKYIYLNSQEYPKMLRIIELLLLLFPNHPIEIRDRGLLYYQLRQWEKATSDLELYLSILPTAQDEETIRQLLQKMR